Proteins encoded together in one Coffea arabica cultivar ET-39 chromosome 2c, Coffea Arabica ET-39 HiFi, whole genome shotgun sequence window:
- the LOC140035566 gene encoding uncharacterized protein produces the protein MEHNNSRLEAIVGNLDQKFNKMEQKFNTLLKVMMKEKGLQDNDVRALEPILPTPLVHLKLMTPNGVPGSQHEPRGSLDIAEEFNKLQQRGTVEEYEEKFEELKTLMLTRNPKFDKSYFVSNFISGLKDEIKPMVKMFKPQTLLKAFEVAKLQECFLEIQSKQSKSSGKIALEPIFGMYKNHASGINEEEEPTLRMQKGSKMNTQVEWVNLLRIVNLLHLSRQAVNPFIVILADGTNITSGAIYPNMAWLIQEYQFQFDLKIMELGGWDIILGVDWIAGERQGPQIIYTGKVEKLCSLAGKTKRESRGESPRNNRKSPATIPQVFATPKGLSPERELDHQIILKPGAEPFKLKPHSPTLELHAQHLQTVLRVLADNQLYCKRSKCSFAQTSIKYRGHVISKAGVSMDSTKIECIKTWPIPSTVKELRGFLGLNGYYKRFIKGYGVSCKPLTQLLNKERFVWNHNAQIASEDLKKAMTTAPVLSMPNFELRFVIEIDACEVGIGAVLMHQGHLVAFLSKALSTQNLGLSVYEKELFALVLAVTKWKHYLVGHHFVIRTDHQALKHLLEQTLTNPLQHKWLTKLLGLDYKIQYKRGSDNGVADALSRRRVEGTSDSNAVVHQICAISVVQPAWILSSGKWGAKVQRYVGSTNNVKINLIRALHDSAIGDILRSKHENVLYPRLLQPIPIPQQACYCENGSSSLQTKIARGSSIHPVFHVSLLKMKVGITQTIASTLPELDVADHCFLKPEKVLKRRVIM, from the exons ATGGAACACAATAACTCTAGATTGGAGGCAATTGTGGGCAATCTAGATCAGAAGTTCAACAAGATGGAGCAAAAGTTCAACACCCTATTAAAGGTGATGATGAAGGAAAAGGGGCTTCAGGACAATGACGTAAGAGCATTAGAACCAATTCTACCAACTCCACTAGTACATTTGAAATTGATGACTCCAAATGGGGTGCCAGGATCCCAACATGAACCAAGAG GGTCCCTTGATATAGCGGAGGAGTTTAATAAATTGCAACAGAGAGGGACAGTTGAGGAGTATgaggaaaaatttgaagaactaaAGACTTTGATGTTAACCAGGAATCCAAAATTTGACAAGTCATATTTTGTTTCCAATTTTATCAGTGGCTTAAAAGATGAGATCAAACCCATGGTAAAGATGTTCAAACCACAGACACTATTAAAAGCCTTTGAAGTTGCTAAGTTGCAAGAATGCTTCTTGgaaattcagtccaaacaaTCTAAGTCTTCTGGGAAGATTGCATTAGAGCCTATATTTGGGATGTATAAGAATCATGCAAGTG GCATTAATGAGGAAGAAGAACCAACTTTGAGGATGCAGAAAGGGAGCAAGATGAACACACAGGTAGAGTGGGTGAACTTGCTGAG GATTGTCAACCTGTTGCATTTGTCCCGTCAAGCAGTTAATCCTTTCATTGTGATCCTGGCAGATGGGACTAACATAACTAGTGGAGCAATCTATCCCAACATGGCCTGGTTAATACAAGAATACCAATTCCAGTTTGATCTAAAGATAATGGAGCTGGGAGGATGGGATATCATCCTTGGAGTAGACTGGAT AGCTGGTGAGAGGCAAGGACCTCAGATCATTTATACAGGAAAAGTAGAGAAGTTGTGTAGCCTTGCAGGCAAAACTAAAAGGGAATCAAGAGGAGAGTCTCCCAGAAACAATAGAAAGAGTCCTGCAACAATACCCCAAGTGTTTGCTACTCCAAAGGGGCTATCTCCAGAAAGAGAGCTGGACCACCAGATCATTCTTAAACCAGGAGCTGAGCCGTTCAAGCTCAAACCACACAG TCCAACTTTGGAGTTGCATGCACAACACTTGCAAACTGTGCTAAGAGTTTTGGCTGATAACCAACTATACTGTAAGAGATCCAAATGCTCATTTGCTCAGACTTCAATAAAATACCGAGGACATGTGATCTCTAAAGCTGGAGTAAGTATGGATTCAACTAAGATAGAATGTATAAAAACCTGGCCTATTCCCAGTACAGTCAAAGAATTGAGAGGATTTTTGGGGTTAAATGGATATTACAAACGATTCATTAAGGGCTATGGGGTGAGCTGTAAGCCTCTAACTCAACTATTAAATAAAGAGAGGTTTGTATGGAACCATAATGCTCAAATAGCTTCTGAAGATCTCAAAAAAGCTATGACTACTGCACCAGTATTGAGCATGCCAAACTTTGAACTTCGTTTTGTAATAGAAATTGATGCATGTGAAGTAGGCATTGGGGCAGTATTGATGCATCAAGGACATCTTGTAGCCTTCCTTAGCAAGGCCCTATCAACCCAGAACCTGGGACTATCAGTATATGAAAAGGAGCTATTTGCTTTAGTACTGGCTGTAACCAAATGGAAGCACTACTTGGTTGGCCATCACTTTGTCATTAGGACAGATCACCAAGCCCTCAAACACCTATTGGAACAGACGCTTACAAATCCATTACAACACAAATGGCTCACCAAATTGTTAGGCTTGGATTATAAGATACAGTACAAGAGGGGTTCAGACAATGGAGTGGCTGATGCTCTTTCTAGGAGAAGGGTAGAGGGAACTAGTGACAGTAATGCAGTTGTACATCAGATATGTGCCATTTCCGTAGTACAACCAGCTTGGAT ATTATCATCTGGAAAATGGGGTGCTAAAGTTCAAAGGTATGTGGGATCTACTAATAATGTCAAAATCAACTTAATTAGAGCTCTACATGATTCAGCTATTGGGGACATTCTG AGAAGCAAACATGAAAATGTCCTTTACCCCAGACTGCTACAACCTATACCAATACCCCAACAGGCCTG TTATTGCGAAAATGGGAGCAGTAGCCTACAAACTAAAATTGCTAGAGGGAGCTCGATCCATCCAGTATTCCATGTTTCTTTACTGAAAATGAAGGTTGGGATTACTCAAACTATTGCATCTACTCTGCCAGAACTGGATGTAGCAGATCATTGTTTTTTGAAACCTGAGAAGGTTCTTAAAAGGCGGGTTATCATGTGA